The following is a genomic window from Citrifermentans bemidjiense Bem.
ACGCCTGGCTTCATCGGCGACAAGAACATCGGCAACCGCCTGGCCGGCGAGACCCTCTTCAAGTACGTAATTGGCACCGCGGAACCGGAATTCACCACGGATTACGACATAAACCTGATCGGCGAGTACAACATCGCCGGCGACCTCTGGGGGATGCTGCCGCTCTTCGACCGGCTCGGGATCCGCGTCCTCTCCTGCATCAGCGGCGACGCCAAGTTCGAGGAGCTGCGCTACGCGCACCGCGCCAAGCTGAACATCATCGTCTGCTCCAAGAGCCTCACCAACCTCGCCAAGAAGATGCAGAAGGTGTACGGCATCCCGTACCTGGAGGAATCCTTCTACGGCATGACGGATGTGGCGAAGGCGCTGCGGGACATAGCGCGGGAGCTGGACGACCTGGTGAACGGCCTGGAGAAGCGGGTGATGCAGGACCGGGTGGAAAAGCTGGTCGCCGAGTGCGAGGAGAGCTGCCGCGCCGAGCTTGCTCCTTATCGGGAGAGGCTGGCCGGGAAGAAGGCGGTGCTCTTCACCGGGGGGGTGAAGACCTGGTCCATGGTGAACGCGCTGGCGGAGCTGGGGGTGGAGATTCTCGCAGCGGGAACGCAGAATTCGACGCTGGAGGATTTCTACCGCATGAAGGCGCTGATGCACGAGGATGCCTCCATCATCGCGGACACCAGTACGGCGGGGCTTCTTTCGGTCATGTACGAAAAGCTCCCCGACCTGATCGTCGCGGGGGGGAAGACCAAGTTCCTGGCGCTGAAGACGAAGACCCCGTTTCTGGACATAAACCACGGGCGCTCCCATCCTTACGCGGGTTACGCCGGAATGGTCACCTTCGCCAAACAGCTTGATCTCACGGTGAATAACCCGATCTGGCCGACCCTGAACGACAAGGCCCCCTGGGAGAAGGACGCCGAGGCGCAGAAAGCGGATCTGGCCTACGCCGCCGGGCATGCCGCGCGCTTCGCCGCCGAAGAGATCAAGGCCTCGCGGGTCAAGGTGCCGACCAAGAACGCCACGGTAAACCCGCAGAAGAACTCCCCCGCGCTGGGGGCGACGCTCGCCTATCTCGGGATCGACCGGATGCTGGGGCTTTTGCACGGCGCCCAGGGATGCTCCACCTTCATCAGGCTGCAGCTCTCCCGGCATTTCAAGGAATCCATCGCGCTCAACTCGACCAGCATGAGCGAGGAGACGGCCATCTTCGGCGGCTGGGACAACCTGAGGGTCGGCCTGAACCGGGTCATGGAAAAGTTCAAGCCAGAGGTGGTGGGCGTGATGACCACCGGTTTGACCGAGACCATGGGGGACGACGTCAGGAGCGCCATCGTCAAGTTCCGGGAGGCGCATCCGGAGCACGATGCCATTCCCGTGATCCACGCCTCGACCCCGGATTACTGCGGCTCGATGCAGGAAGGGTACGCCGCGGCGGTCGAGGCCATCGTGGCGACGGTGCCGGAAGGGGGCATCGGAATACCTGGACAGGTAAGTATTCTGCCGGGTTGCCAGCTAACTCCTGCCGAGGTCGAGGAAATCGCGGGAATCTGCGAGGCGTTCGGGCTGGATCCGGTGGTTGTGCCGGACATCTCCAACGCGCTGGATGGGCACATCGACGCCACCGTCTCGGCGCTCTCCGTAGGGGGAGCCACCATCGAGCGCATCAAGGCGGCGGGGCGGAGCGAAGCGACGCTATATTTCGGCGATTCGCTGGCCGAAGCAGCCGGGGTGCTCCAGGACAAGTTCGGCATCCCGAGTTACGGGTTCACCTCCATCACCGGGCTCAAGGAGACGGACCTATTGATGGCCACGCTCTCGGCTCTTTCCGGACGGCCGATACCTGTGAAATTCCGGCGCTGGAGAAGCCGCCTCATGGACGCCATGGTGGACAGCCACTACCAGTTCGGACAGAAAAAAGTGGCGCTGGCGCTGGAGGCGGACCACCTGAAGGGGATGACACATTTCCTTGCCAGCCTCGGCTGCGAAATACAGGTCGCCATTGCTGCAACGAGGACGCGGGGCTTGGACCGCTTGCCGACGGAGAACGTATTCGTCGGGGACCTGGAGGACCTGGAACAGACCGCGGCGGGAGCCGACCTGTTAGTGGCCAACTCCAACGGGCGCCAAGCGGCGAAGAAACTAGGGATCAATGCACACCTGAGAACCGGGATGCCCGTTTTCGACCGGCTCGGGGCGCACCAAAAGATGTGGGTCGGCTACCAGGGGACGCTGAACCTGGTCTTCGAGGTCGCAAATATATTCCAAGCCAATGCCAAGGAAGCGCAGAAACTGGCGCACAACTGAGAGGCAGAGAAGAGGCAGATTGAGATTAAGATTTAGATAAAGGCTAAAACCTTGGCTACAGAATCTTCTTTATCTCTATCTTTATCTTTATCTCGCTTTTCAAGGAGAGAGTATGAAGATCGCTTTTACTACAAAGACCGGCGAAACCATCGACATGCACTTCGGGCAGGCGGATTCCTTCCACATCTGGGAGGTCGGGCCCGAGGAGGCGCATTACGTCCAGACCCTCACCGTCGGCGAGCACGGCAGCGACGAAGAGGACCGCATAGCTGCCCGGGCGAGCCTCCTTGCCGACTGCGCCATCGTCTATACCATGCAGATCGGCGGGCCTGCCGCCGCCAAGCTGGTAGCCAAACGCATCCATCCCATGAAGACCAACGTGGAGGTCGGGCTGAAGGAATCGATCGAACGGATGCAGGAGGTGCTGCGCGGCAACCCGCCCCCCTGGCTGCGCAAGGCAATGAACAAGGATCTGGCAGGGTCATTTTGGGACGAGGATTAGTTTTCCGGTTCGGGTGGACGTTCAGGTGAATGATCAATAAAACGTGGATAAACCATCAAGATAAAAGGAGAAGTATCATGGCTTACATCACCGGTTTGACCAAGGAAAAGAAAGAGTGGACCCCGCAGTTCATCACATCCATCGACGAAGAAACCTGCATCGGGTGCGGTCGCTGTTTCAAGGTCTGCGCCCATGACGTGCTGACCTTTGAGGAGGTGGACGAGGACGATTCGGCCAAGATGTTCATGAAAGTCGACAACCCCGGCAACTGTATCGGCTGCCAGGCCTGCGGCAGGACCTGCTCCAAGAAGTGCTTCACCTTCGCGCCGGTCGTAGCTTAGAAGCGCAGATAAAGATAAAGATTGAGATTAAGCAAACCAACTTCTTCAGACCATTCCAGGTTTTCACTTAATCTCAATCTTAATCTCAATCTGGTTTATAGGTTCTACTCAATCTCTATCTCTATCTGGTTTTAGGGGGTTTTATGCTTTTCGCCGTTGCCTCAAAGGATGGCAAGGAAATAAACCAGCACTTCGGACACGTCGAGCGGTTCCTCATCTACCATGTGGAGGGCGATTCGGTCGCCTTGCTGGAGGAGCGGCCTGTGGAGAAGTACTGCCGCTTCGACCCTGACCACCCGCTGCGTGCCCACACGCTGAGGGACACCGCCGACGCCCTCAAGGGGTGCCGTGCCGTGGTCTGCTCCATGATAGGGGAGGCCCCGAAGGCAGAACTGGAGCGTCTGGGCGTTGAGCCGTACGTGGTGGAAGGCGAAATCGAGCCGATCCTGCGCGACCTGGCCAAGGCTTTGTAAAACCAGATACAGATTAAGATTGAGATTGAGACTGAGAAAACCAAGAGAGGCAGATAAAGATAAAGATTAAAATTAAGGAAACCCCGGGTTTTGCCTCTTCTTAATCTCAATCTTAATCTCAATCTGATTTTTACATGGTGTCATTCAACCACTGCAACCTTCCCCCCTGGGTCATCGCTTCCCGGCACTTCAACGACAACCCGCAGTCGTTGGAAATCCAGGGGGTGCGGGCCGTCAACCGCTTCCTATTCAACAAGCTGGACGTCATCGCCACGCCTGAAGAACGTGCCGCCGTCTTCAACGACTACATGTCGGTGAAGTTTCAACTGCACCAGTGGCAGCAGGAGAGCGCAACGGCGCGCAAGAGCCTGAAAAACAGCTACCTGCGCTTTCTCAGGGGGTGGATGATGGACTCCAACTCGGTGGAGGGGGCGGTGCTCAAAGGGTGGGTGGAAAGCAGGATGGGCCTTCCGCCCACCTTCCATAACGTGCGCATCGCGGGGATCCACGACGAGAACTACCTGCAGTATGCGGTGGACCGGACCAAGGGAAGCGCGCGCACCTCGGCCATCAACTCCCAGTTCGATCTTCTCTACGAGTACAGCCAGTACGAACTCGCCAAGAGGTACCCAGACCGCCGCCACCTCACCCTGTATCGCGGCACCTTCGAGCGTTCGGAGCACGACAAACTGGAGACCATCTCGAAGCGCGAGGAGATCGTCCGCCTCAACAACCTGAATTCCTTCACCACCGACGAGGAACGCGCCTGGGAATTCGGCTTCATCGTCTGGGAGGCGCAGGTCCCTCTGGAGAAGATCTTCTTCTTCAGCGAACTGCTGCCTAACTCTATTCTCAAAGGGGAGGGGGAGTGCCTGGTGATCGGGGGAGAATTCCGGGTGAAACGACTGCTCTGCACCATCTGAAACTGCGGCTCGCGCCAAGACGTAAAGACGCAAAAAAAAACCGGGCCGCAGGGTTAATTTCGCCGGAACTGAGGCGAGAGCTTCACCAGCGCCTCCGAAAGTTCGATTATCTCGGTCAGCACGTCCTTGGAAAGTTTTTTGCGCCACCTGGCTGGTATCGCGTCCTCGCCGTAATAGGCACCTGCCAAGGCTCCGGCTATGGCGCCGGTGGTATCGGCGTCACCTCCCTGGTTCACCGTGTCCACCACACACCCCTCGAAAGATCGCGACCTGAAAAAGCAGTACAAGACGGTCTGCATGGTGTCGACCACGTAACCGGTGGCGAGCCCCTTGTATGGATCGAAGCTGAACTTCGGGTACTTCTCGATCAGGTGCCCGGCCTCGCGTCGTAGGCGGTGCATGGAACTTCCTGCCAGCGCCAGGTGCAGCAGGCGCCCCAGGTAGATGGTGGCGGCGTCGGACAGGGGATGGTTGTGGGTAAGGTGGGCTTGCTCCAGGCTGCAGGCTTCCAAAAGCGCGGCGTCGCCAGCGGTATAGAGGCCGATGGGGAGGGTCCTCATCACGGCGCCGTTGCCGCCGTCCCATTCGTTGGGCGGGGTTTCCAGCGTGCCGTGCAGCATGTAGTTCCTGATGCCGCGCCGGCAGGTGTCGCCCACGTCTATCGGCTTCGACTTGAGCCATCCCGCCAGGTTGTCGGCTGCCTGTTTACGGTTCCAACCTCGCGCCTTGACGATGGCGCGCGCAAGGCAGAGCGACATCTCGGTGTCGTCGGTGACCTCTCCGGGGTTCAGCCTCAGCCATCCCCCTCCCACCATCTCCTTTAAGACGCCGTACTTCTCCTTGATTTCCCCCCGCGTCATGAACTCCACGGGAGCCCCCAGCGCGTCACCGACCGCAAGGCCGATAAAGGCTCCCCTGGCGCGGGAGAGCAGATCGCTATGGTAGGAGTGGCTGGACATGCGCCGACTGCTGCAATAAGCAATCCTGCCTGCCAGTTTTTTGATTAAACCCTCTAGCAAGCATCATCCGGCACCGCGGGGTATATTTCGCTCACCCCCTGTTGAAAAGGCTCTTCCTGGTGACAGCCCCCCCTCCCTTGACGGGAGGGGGATGGGGGGTGGGTAAAGCCGCAATGTTTGGAGATTATGGCACTTTCCCCCACCCCCTAACCCCCTCCCGCAAGGGGAGGGGGGACGAAGAGCGACCTTTCCCTGACTTTCCAGTTGAACCTTGGAAGGGGGTATGTGGCGATATGAAATCCCTTTTTCCCAAAGGGGGACTTTCCGCTGATGCTTTACGCCGCCGCTGTGGGCAATGCACAAAAAATAGTCTGATGCTGCAAGTGCGAGGCAACTCTGCAGCTAATGAAGCACTAGGCGCGGTGTGGTAAATCATCCGGGGTGCTCAATCGAGCGGGAACATTCTGCGGTAAAGATGAATGCCTGCCGTCAATGGGCGAAGCCCTGCTAATGTGCAGTGTTGCAAGGCAAATATGGAGAGATAAAAGCGGCTTTCATCACCTCCCGAACCCCCCTGGTCCCACCTGTAAACGTCATCCACACCGGAAGCTGGCATGCTAAATGCTCATTAGGCTCCAACAGGTACAACGACGTATCTAACATAAACGGCAACGATGCCCGGCGCGGATAGAACATATCCCGCCGGGCATTTTTCGTTTTCAGGCACGGCCTGAAGCAAGGATCAAGGAGGATGACATGGCGACATCGTGCGAGAAGATGAAGAAGATCCAGGGGCATCCCTGCTTTGGCGGCAACCACCATAAAAACGGGCGGATGCACCTCGCGGTGGCGCCCAAGTGCAACATCAAATGCGGCTATTGCACCCGGCGTCACGACTGCGCCAACGAATCGCGCCCGGGCGTCACGAGCCGCCTGCTCTCGCCGGACGAGGCGATCGTCAGGGTGAGGGAGGTGATGGCAAGCCCCATCACCGGCCCCATCATCAAGGTCATCGGCATTGCCGGGCCGGGGGATCCGCTCTTCAACGAAGAGACCTTCGACACCTTTCGTTACGTGGACCGGGAGTTTCCGCAGTTGATCAAGTGTCTGAGCACCAACGGGCTGCTGCTACCCGACAAGATGCCAGTGCTTAAGGAGATCGGACTGCACAGCCTCACCGTCACTCTCAACGCGTTGGACCCGAAGGTCGGCGGCAAGATCTACTCCCACGTCTTCTATAAGGGGACCAAATACACAGGCGAGGAGGGGGCGGAGATCCTGGTTCGTAACCAGTTGGAAGGGATCCGCCAGGCGGCGGAACTGGGGCTGACCATCAAGATAAACACGGTGCTGATACCCGGTGTGAACGACGAGCAGATCCCGCTCATCTCGAAGAAGGTTAAGGAACTTGGGGCCTTCGTGATGAACATCATGCCGCTCATTCCGCAGGCCGATTTCGCCCATATCGAGCCTCCTTCAGCAGACCGGCTGGATGCGCTACGCCAGGATAACGAGAAGACCATTGGACAGTTCAAACACTGCAAACAGTGCCGTGCCGACGCGGTGGGGCTGATCTGCGAAAACCTGCAGCTCGCCATCGCCCCGGCGGCGTAGCAGATGATCGAACCGTTCGTCGAGTCCGACATACCTTCCTTCATAGCTCTAGCCAGGGAGGAAGGGTGGGTCTGCGGGGCCTGGGAGTTTCAGTTCCTGCTGCAGAATTTCCCTCAGGGCTGCCTGGCTTGGCGCGAGGAGGGGAAGACGCTTGGCTACATCACGTCGCTGCGGCACGAGAACAGCGGTTGGATCGGCAACCTCCTGGTAACGAGCGAGGCGCGCAGGCGCGGTATCGGCGCGAAACTGATGGAAGGTGCCCTCGATGCCCTGCTCTCCAGCCAGGAGGCGACCGTGTGGCTCACCGCCTCAGCCAAAGGAGTAGGGCTTTACAGGAAGCTCGGTTTTCTGCCCATCGACAGTATCAATCGCTGGAAAGGGAAAGGGACAAGCGACCCCCGCGCGGAGAGATTGCCACATCAGGATCTGCAAACCATGCGGGAAGTGGATCGGGCAGGGTGGGGTGACCGGCGGGATGGGCTTTTGGATGTCACCGTCGGCCGCGGATGGAGCTATTGCGGAGAGCACTCCTTCCTTTGCTGCCAGCCTTGGGAAGAAGGGACGCAGATCGGGGCGTGGGGGGCGCTGATGGAAACTCAGGCGGAGCTTCTGCTGGACCGGGCCCTTGGAGGATTATTGGGACCCGTCTTTCTCGATGTTCCCGCCGGGAATCTCGCCGCTGCCTCGTTGCTCACCAAGAGAAAATTCTCCATAGCCGGCAGCAACACGCTCATGTACCTGGGAGCGCAACCAAGCTATGACAACAAGAAGATCTTCGCGCTGGCTAGCATGGGTAGCATGGGGTAAGGAGAAGAGCCAGGGAGGGGGAAGGCTTGGGTGAGGAGTGGGAACGTAGCTCAAGGGCAGTCAAAAGACGGTGCCCGCCTGAGGTCGGCGGTGAGTTTATAAGAGACAAGGAGGCCAGACATGCTGGTAATTGCCTGCCTGAAGCAGGTCCCGGATACGACGCAGGTGCAGATCGATCCCGTCACCAACACCCTGGTGAGGGACGGGATCCCGTTCATCGTCAACCCTTACGACACCCATGCGCTGGAGGAGACCCTGCGTCTCAAGTACAGCCACGGGTTGAAGAGCGTGGCGCTTTCCATGGGCCCCCCCAACGCCGAGGCGACGCTGAGAAAGGCGCTGGCTCTGGGCGTTGATCGGAGCATCCTCCTTTCGGATCGAGCCTACGGCGGCGCGGACACTCTGTCGACCAGCAACGTACTTGCTGCGGCAATACGGAAACTGGGCGAGAGCGAGGAAGTAGGCCTCGTGTTCTGCGGCAAGCAGACTATCGACGGCGACACGGCGCAGGTAGGCCCGGGGATAGCGGTCCGGTTGGGATTCTCCCAGTTGACCCTGGTGGATCGTATCGAGAAACTCGACCTCGACGCCAAAACGATAACGGTGCGTCGCAAGCTGGAGGGACGATACGAGATCGTCGAGGCGCGGTTGCCTGCGATGATCACGGTGGTCCGGGAACTGAACCGCCCGCGTTACCCAACGGTGCCGATGCGGCTGGCATCCGCCAAGGCCGAGGTGGAGTCTTGGAGCAACGAGCAGTTGCAGTTGGACGTGAACAGCGTCGGGCTCAAGGGGTCCCCTACCTGGGTAAGCCGCATCTTCTCGCCTGAGCGGCAGGAAGGAGAGATCATCGGCGACGGCATGAACGATCCCGTAGCCGCGGCCCGTCTGCTGCTCGATCGCCTGGTCCAGGGGGACATGCTCTCCGTATAGGTCCCCTGACTGAAAACAAAAGGGGACAGGCTACTTTTTCGAAAAATAAAAGTAGCCTGTCCCCTTTACGAAGCGAAAGCGCTCCATCCCCCAGCGGGGGAGGGTTGGGGTGGGGGAAGGCAACGTGCCACGTCGGCCACATTATAAGATCAGCGATCACAGAAGGTGACCCAATGAGCGAACCAGCAAAAGTGAAGAAGCCTCGCGGCAAGGCGCGGGTGATAGCGGGGAAATGCATCGCCTGCGGCGCGCGCTGCCAGAGCGTTTGCCCCATAAACGGCGTGGAGATGAGCGAACAGGGCGAACCGGTCATCGAAACGGAAAAATGCATCGGCTGCGTCAAGTGCGTGAAGGCCTGCCCCGCCGGCGCGCTGGAGATGTTCTACACCCCGGAAGAGTTGGCTATCATCGCGAGCTTCGAGAAGCACGGCGGCGAGGAGGTCGACGAAGAGGAGCTTGAGCGTCGCAGGAATGTGGCGGCCTACAAGGGGGTCTGGGTCTTCGTCGAGCAAAACGACGGGGAGGCGGCGAAGGTCTCCTGGGAGTTGACCGGCGTGGGGCGCGAGCTTGCCGATACGCTGGGGGTACCGCTCTCCGCGGTCATCATAGGGAGCGGCGTGGATCATCTAGCCGACACCGCCTTCAGCTACGGCGCCGACCAGGCCTACCTCATCGACGACCCGGTGTTCCGCCAGTACCGGACCGAGCCGTTCCTCGCGGCGATGTGCCACCTGATCGAAAAGCACAAGCCCGAGGTGGTCCTCATGGGGGCGACCGGTATGGGGCGCGACCTGGCCGGCGCGGTGGCAACCCGCGTCAAGACAGGCCTCACCGCCGACTGCACCGGACTAGGCATCGACGCCAAGGGAAACCTGATGCAGACGCGTCCGGCATTCGGCGGCAACATCATGGCGACCATCATGTGCGACCGCTTCCGCCCCCAGATGGCCACGGTACGCCCGCATGTCATGCCCATGCCGCAGCAGCGCGCAGGTGCGAAGGGCACTATCATCCCGGAGAGCTGTCCCATCCCGGAATCCTCGATCTTCACCCGGGTATTGGAAGTGATCACGGACAAGGGGGGGAAGGACAAGGTCGACGTGGCGGGAGCCGAGTTCATCGTCTCCGGCGGCCGTGGACTGATGGCGAAGGAAAACTTCGCCCTGCTGGAGGAACTCGCCGAGGAGTTGGGCGGGGTGGTGGGGGGCTCGCGCAGCGCGGTCGACGCGGGGTGGCTGCCGCAGGACCGGCAGGTGGGGCAAACGGGCAAGACGGTCCGGCCCAAGATCTACATCGCCTGCGGCATCTCCGGCGCCATTCAGCACTTGGTCGGCATGCAGGATTCCGACGTCATCGTCGCCATCAACCGCGACCCCGAAGCGCCTATCTTCGAGGTGGCGACCTTCGGCATCGTCGGGGACCTTTTCGAGGTGGTGCCGGCCCTGACTGCCCGGGTGCGGGAAATGAAACAGCTGAGAAGCTGAAGCGCAAGTAAACCTTCGATCCTGCCGGGAGTCATACCTATGGAACATACTTTTTTCGCTGTCCTGCTGTCGCTTTCCATGGCTGCTTTTGCCTTCAGTTGTTACCGCCGGCTGGCGCTGGTGGCCATCGGGAAGGAGGAATACCGCTTCGACCAGCCGCAGGCCCGTTTCAAGGAGATGCTCGTCTACGCCTTCGGGCAGAAAAGGGTGATGAGCCGCCCCTTCGGCCTCAACCACGGGGTCATCTTCTGGGCCTTCCTGGTACTCGCGGTGGCAAACGTTGAATTCCTTGTGTCAGGCATACTGCCGGGCCTCTCTTTTGCGCTTTTGCCTGAACCTTTGCACGGCACGCTCGCGTTTGTGTTCGAAATCTGCTCGCTGGTGGTACTGGTCGCGGTGGCTGTCGCCGCCGTGCGCCGCAGCATAAACCCGCCGTTCCCGGGGGCGCGTACCTTCGAGGCCTACTTCATCCTCTCCATGATCGCCATCCTTATGTTGGCCTACTTCGGGATGAATGGCGCCCTTATCGCTTCCGGTGCGCGCGAGTCCACCTACCTTACCCCGGTGTCAAACCTCTGCGCCAGCCTGCTCTCCTGGACCCTAGCCGACGCCCAGCTGAATCTCGCCGCCAGGGTGTTCTGGTGGATTCATGCCGTGGTGTTGCTGGGGTTCATGAACTATCTTCCCTACAGCAAGCACATGCACATACTTACCGCCATACCTAATGTCTTCTTGCGGAACATGGGCAAGAGCAACACGCAGCCCCGCGAGGAATTCTGCGAGGGGAACAGCTTCGGAGCGGCAACCGTTGACCAGCTCACCTGGAAGGACCTGCTCGATTCCTTCTCCTGTACCGAATGCGGCCGCTGCCAGGACTCCTGTCCGGCAGCAACCACAGGAAAGACGCTCAACCCGCGGGAGGTGATTCATGCCATGAAAGAGAACCTGCTGCAAAACGGGACCGTGCTGGAGAAGCTTGCTGGAGACGCTCAGGCGGAACGAGCCGTCTCGCTGATAGGGGAGGGGAAGAAGGGAGCGACCCCGGAATCCGCCCTTTGGAGCTGCACTTCCTGCGGCGCCTGCATGGAGGCGTGCCCGGTCTTCATCGAGCATCTGCCGAAGATCGTGAAGATGCGGCGGCACTTGGTGCAGATGGAGGCGAAGTTCCCCGACGAGCTTTTGAACTTATTCGAGAATATGGAGCAGCGCTCTAACCCCTGGGGGATGGCCCCGTCGGAAAGGAGCAAGTGGAGCTCTCAGCTGGAGCTACGCCCTTTCGTGGCGGGAGAGACTGAGTACCTCCTCTTCGTCGGCTGCTCGGGCGCCTTCGATGCCAGGAACAAGCAGGTGAGCGTCGCCCTGACCCGGGTGTTGGACGCTGCGGGCGTTTCCTATGGCGTCCTGGGCAGGGATGAGAAATGTTGCGGCGAGAGCGTGCGCAGGTTGGGCAACGAATACCTCTTCGACCTGATGGCGCGGGAAAGCGTGGCGCAGTTCCGGGAGAAGGGGGTAACCAAGGTCATCGCTCAGTGCCCTCATTGCTACAACACGCTCAAGAACGATTTCCGGCAGTTCGGGCTGGAGCTGGAGGTGCTGCATCACAGCGAGTTGATCGCCGGGCTTCTTGCTTCGGGTGAGCTGCAACTGGAGGGAAGGATGGAGGAGTTGGGAAACCTGGTCCTGCACGACTCCTGCTACCTGGGGCGCCATAACGACGTTTACCAGCCCCCGCGCTCGGTGGTACAGGCGGTAACCGGTAAGGCAGCAGGCGAAATGGAGCGCAGCCGCGATAAAGCCTTTTGCTGCGGCGCCGGCGGTGGGCGGATGTGGCTTGAGGAGCACGAGGGAACACCGATCAACCGGGCGCGCGTCGCGGAGGCGCTGGCGTTGAAACCGGATACCATCTGCGTCAGCTGCCCTTTCTGCATGACTATGTTCGAAGACGGGGTGAAGGAGGTGCCTGGCACCGGGGTTCAGGTAAGAGACTTGGCCGAGTTGGTGGCCCAGGCCCTCCCCAAGACATCAAAATAAAGAAGCGTTGCGCTTGGAAGGTGTTTCCTCCAGCCACTTCATGACGGAGAAGGCATGGTCCTCTTTCATGTACTGGTTGGAGTAGAGATACACCGCCTGGGTTTCGGGGTGGATCAATTTCCTTATGTCCGTGAATTCGGGATGGTTCAGGACCCGTACTATGCAGGGCTCTAGTGAAGCGTGTGGAATGCCGAAAACCTGGCTTGTGAAGGCCGTGATATTGATGGGCCTGGGGTAGATCCTTGACTCTTCTCTGACCGTATGCGCGATGGTGGTGCAGGTGTCGTTGACGGCGGTCCGTGCCAGAAGCACGGCGTATTTGTCGGTGATGTGCCGGTCGCTGTAGAGGTAGAGCGCGCCGCTGCAGGCGGAAACCGTTTGCACGTCGCGGTAGCATTCCTGGGCTTGCATCTCGTTCATGATGGAGCAGATCTTGACCGTCCGCATCTCCGGCCACAGCGCGTAGATTGCGTTCAAGGGGGTGAGGGAAATGGTGACTCGCGAGTCTCGCCGGATTTTCTCGGCGATGATGTGCTTCATCTCTTCGATGCGACCCTTGGCCTCGGCGTCGGTGG
Proteins encoded in this region:
- a CDS encoding NifB/NifX family molybdenum-iron cluster-binding protein, whose amino-acid sequence is MLFAVASKDGKEINQHFGHVERFLIYHVEGDSVALLEERPVEKYCRFDPDHPLRAHTLRDTADALKGCRAVVCSMIGEAPKAELERLGVEPYVVEGEIEPILRDLAKAL
- the draG gene encoding ADP-ribosyl-[dinitrogen reductase] hydrolase translates to MSSHSYHSDLLSRARGAFIGLAVGDALGAPVEFMTRGEIKEKYGVLKEMVGGGWLRLNPGEVTDDTEMSLCLARAIVKARGWNRKQAADNLAGWLKSKPIDVGDTCRRGIRNYMLHGTLETPPNEWDGGNGAVMRTLPIGLYTAGDAALLEACSLEQAHLTHNHPLSDAATIYLGRLLHLALAGSSMHRLRREAGHLIEKYPKFSFDPYKGLATGYVVDTMQTVLYCFFRSRSFEGCVVDTVNQGGDADTTGAIAGALAGAYYGEDAIPARWRKKLSKDVLTEIIELSEALVKLSPQFRRN
- a CDS encoding bifunctional nitrogenase iron-molybdenum cofactor biosynthesis protein NifEN, giving the protein MAKPDWYDTTDCDTHDAGAPKFCKKSEPGEGTERSCAYDGARVVLMPITDVIHLVHGPIACAGNSWDNRGARSSDSQIYRRGFTTEMLQNDVIFGGEKKLYRAIQELAARYPEAKAIFVYATCVTSMTGDDIEAVCKAAQEKVSVPVIPVNTPGFIGDKNIGNRLAGETLFKYVIGTAEPEFTTDYDINLIGEYNIAGDLWGMLPLFDRLGIRVLSCISGDAKFEELRYAHRAKLNIIVCSKSLTNLAKKMQKVYGIPYLEESFYGMTDVAKALRDIARELDDLVNGLEKRVMQDRVEKLVAECEESCRAELAPYRERLAGKKAVLFTGGVKTWSMVNALAELGVEILAAGTQNSTLEDFYRMKALMHEDASIIADTSTAGLLSVMYEKLPDLIVAGGKTKFLALKTKTPFLDINHGRSHPYAGYAGMVTFAKQLDLTVNNPIWPTLNDKAPWEKDAEAQKADLAYAAGHAARFAAEEIKASRVKVPTKNATVNPQKNSPALGATLAYLGIDRMLGLLHGAQGCSTFIRLQLSRHFKESIALNSTSMSEETAIFGGWDNLRVGLNRVMEKFKPEVVGVMTTGLTETMGDDVRSAIVKFREAHPEHDAIPVIHASTPDYCGSMQEGYAAAVEAIVATVPEGGIGIPGQVSILPGCQLTPAEVEEIAGICEAFGLDPVVVPDISNALDGHIDATVSALSVGGATIERIKAAGRSEATLYFGDSLAEAAGVLQDKFGIPSYGFTSITGLKETDLLMATLSALSGRPIPVKFRRWRSRLMDAMVDSHYQFGQKKVALALEADHLKGMTHFLASLGCEIQVAIAATRTRGLDRLPTENVFVGDLEDLEQTAAGADLLVANSNGRQAAKKLGINAHLRTGMPVFDRLGAHQKMWVGYQGTLNLVFEVANIFQANAKEAQKLAHN
- a CDS encoding GNAT family N-acetyltransferase, whose protein sequence is MIEPFVESDIPSFIALAREEGWVCGAWEFQFLLQNFPQGCLAWREEGKTLGYITSLRHENSGWIGNLLVTSEARRRGIGAKLMEGALDALLSSQEATVWLTASAKGVGLYRKLGFLPIDSINRWKGKGTSDPRAERLPHQDLQTMREVDRAGWGDRRDGLLDVTVGRGWSYCGEHSFLCCQPWEEGTQIGAWGALMETQAELLLDRALGGLLGPVFLDVPAGNLAAASLLTKRKFSIAGSNTLMYLGAQPSYDNKKIFALASMGSMG
- a CDS encoding NAD(+)--dinitrogen-reductase ADP-D-ribosyltransferase; the encoded protein is MVSFNHCNLPPWVIASRHFNDNPQSLEIQGVRAVNRFLFNKLDVIATPEERAAVFNDYMSVKFQLHQWQQESATARKSLKNSYLRFLRGWMMDSNSVEGAVLKGWVESRMGLPPTFHNVRIAGIHDENYLQYAVDRTKGSARTSAINSQFDLLYEYSQYELAKRYPDRRHLTLYRGTFERSEHDKLETISKREEIVRLNNLNSFTTDEERAWEFGFIVWEAQVPLEKIFFFSELLPNSILKGEGECLVIGGEFRVKRLLCTI
- the fdxB gene encoding ferredoxin III, nif-specific, which translates into the protein MAYITGLTKEKKEWTPQFITSIDEETCIGCGRCFKVCAHDVLTFEEVDEDDSAKMFMKVDNPGNCIGCQACGRTCSKKCFTFAPVVA
- a CDS encoding radical SAM protein, whose product is MATSCEKMKKIQGHPCFGGNHHKNGRMHLAVAPKCNIKCGYCTRRHDCANESRPGVTSRLLSPDEAIVRVREVMASPITGPIIKVIGIAGPGDPLFNEETFDTFRYVDREFPQLIKCLSTNGLLLPDKMPVLKEIGLHSLTVTLNALDPKVGGKIYSHVFYKGTKYTGEEGAEILVRNQLEGIRQAAELGLTIKINTVLIPGVNDEQIPLISKKVKELGAFVMNIMPLIPQADFAHIEPPSADRLDALRQDNEKTIGQFKHCKQCRADAVGLICENLQLAIAPAA
- the nifX gene encoding nitrogen fixation protein NifX; translation: MKIAFTTKTGETIDMHFGQADSFHIWEVGPEEAHYVQTLTVGEHGSDEEDRIAARASLLADCAIVYTMQIGGPAAAKLVAKRIHPMKTNVEVGLKESIERMQEVLRGNPPPWLRKAMNKDLAGSFWDED